A section of the Chryseobacterium scophthalmum genome encodes:
- a CDS encoding malate dehydrogenase, with translation MKVTVVGAGAVGASCAEYIAMKDFCSEVVLVDIKEGFAEGKAMDLMQTASLNGFDTKITGTTGDYSKTAGSHVAVITSGIPRKPGMTREELIGINAGIVKEVTENLVKNSPEVIIIVVSNPMDTMAYLVHKTSGLPKHKIIGMGGALDSARFKYRLAEALEAPISDVDGMVIAAHSDTGMLPLLSKATRNGVPVTEFLDEAKQKYVIEETKVGGATLTKLLGTSAWYAPGAAVSVMVQAIACDQKKMIPCSLMLDGEYGESDICLGVPAIIGKNGVESIVTISLTEEEKAKFAEAAQAVREVNGDLKF, from the coding sequence ATGAAAGTAACTGTAGTAGGTGCAGGCGCTGTAGGTGCAAGTTGTGCAGAATACATCGCAATGAAAGACTTCTGTTCAGAAGTAGTTTTAGTAGATATCAAAGAAGGTTTTGCTGAAGGAAAAGCAATGGACTTGATGCAGACTGCATCTTTGAACGGATTTGATACAAAAATTACAGGTACAACAGGAGATTACAGCAAAACAGCAGGTTCTCATGTAGCAGTAATCACTTCTGGTATCCCAAGAAAACCGGGAATGACCAGAGAAGAATTAATCGGTATCAATGCGGGAATCGTAAAAGAAGTTACTGAAAACTTAGTAAAAAATTCTCCGGAAGTAATCATCATCGTGGTTTCTAACCCAATGGATACAATGGCTTATTTGGTACACAAAACTTCAGGTCTTCCTAAGCACAAAATCATCGGTATGGGTGGTGCTTTAGATTCTGCAAGATTCAAATACAGATTGGCTGAAGCTTTAGAAGCTCCAATCTCTGATGTAGACGGAATGGTAATCGCTGCTCACAGTGATACAGGAATGCTTCCTTTATTGAGCAAAGCAACAAGAAATGGAGTTCCTGTAACTGAGTTCCTTGACGAAGCGAAACAAAAATATGTAATCGAAGAAACTAAAGTTGGTGGTGCTACATTAACTAAATTATTGGGTACTTCAGCTTGGTATGCTCCAGGTGCAGCAGTTTCTGTAATGGTTCAGGCAATTGCTTGTGACCAAAAGAAAATGATTCCTTGTTCATTAATGCTTGACGGAGAATATGGTGAAAGCGATATCTGTCTTGGTGTTCCTGCAATTATCGGGAAAAACGGTGTTGAAAGCATTGTAACAATTTCTTTAACTGAAGAAGAAAAAGCTAAATTTGCTGAAGCTGCACAAGCAGTAAGAGAAGTAAATGGTGATTTGAAGTTTTAA
- a CDS encoding Fur family transcriptional regulator has translation MIRRSTPTKEAVLNVLAGSRKAMSSDAVMQKVDISIDRATIYRVLNRFCEDGILHRIVAEDGKQYFAVCIKCDEKKLADHHFHFRCTKCETIECLPNEVQFSLEKGYLVESVNCILTGICKDCG, from the coding sequence ATGATAAGAAGAAGTACCCCAACAAAAGAGGCAGTTTTGAATGTTTTGGCAGGCTCTCGAAAAGCGATGAGTTCAGATGCAGTGATGCAGAAAGTAGATATCAGTATTGATCGTGCAACAATTTACCGTGTTCTCAATAGATTCTGCGAAGACGGAATTCTCCATAGAATTGTTGCAGAAGACGGAAAACAGTATTTTGCTGTTTGTATAAAATGTGATGAAAAAAAACTGGCAGATCATCATTTTCATTTCAGATGTACAAAATGTGAGACGATAGAATGTCTGCCGAATGAAGTTCAGTTTTCCTTAGAAAAAGGCTATTTAGTGGAAAGCGTAAATTGTATTTTAACAGGAATTTGTAAAGATTGCGGCTAA
- a CDS encoding biliverdin-producing heme oxygenase, whose protein sequence is MVSEYLKKNTAEYHDAAEKLFNSEKIFNKTFTLEDYKKIINTNYLMLLHSENKIFNNLSERFSEKLQLDQRVKLPLIEKDLASLALENQTASHDFELTNEHEALGAMYVIEGSTLGGNVIAKQLSKTEGFDDVTFNFFGCYQENTGPMWKNFKEVLDTEVTEENYDEVLSGAKKLYTFLLNVN, encoded by the coding sequence ATGGTATCTGAATATCTAAAAAAAAATACAGCGGAGTATCACGATGCTGCTGAAAAGCTTTTTAATTCTGAGAAAATTTTTAATAAAACTTTCACTTTAGAAGATTATAAAAAAATCATCAATACCAATTATCTGATGCTTCTTCACAGTGAAAACAAAATATTCAACAACCTTTCTGAAAGATTTTCTGAAAAACTTCAGTTAGATCAAAGAGTAAAGCTTCCTTTAATCGAAAAAGATTTAGCAAGTTTAGCTTTAGAAAACCAAACAGCTTCTCACGATTTTGAATTGACGAATGAGCATGAAGCTTTAGGAGCAATGTATGTCATTGAAGGTTCTACTTTGGGGGGAAATGTTATTGCAAAACAATTATCTAAAACAGAAGGTTTTGATGATGTAACATTCAATTTTTTCGGATGTTATCAGGAAAATACAGGACCAATGTGGAAGAATTTTAAAGAAGTTTTAGACACTGAAGTTACCGAAGAAAACTACGACGAAGTATTATCTGGAGCTAAAAAATTATATACGTTTTTACTAAACGTTAATTAA
- a CDS encoding NAD(P)/FAD-dependent oxidoreductase, giving the protein MNETEYEVIIIGGSYSGLSAAMALGRSLRKTLVIDSGKPCNEQTPHSHNFLTQDGKSPKEIAENARKQVSEYETIHFHQGKAVETKKSETGFEVTTEKGEKFYSKKLIIATGITDEIPEIKGFKESWGISLIHCPYCHGYEYKGKKTAIIANGDKAVHISSLVKNLTEDVTLITRGEASFTDEQREKLKRNNIQIIENEIAELKNNNGIAESIIFSDGTEIKFEAVYGAFPFHQHSEIPQNLGCEFTEFGHIKTDQFQKTNVPGLFVCGDNSSMMRSVSNAVMTGNVAGAMVNMELVTDCF; this is encoded by the coding sequence ATGAATGAAACAGAATACGAAGTAATCATTATTGGCGGAAGCTATTCCGGGCTTTCTGCAGCAATGGCTTTAGGAAGATCATTAAGAAAAACTTTGGTGATAGACAGTGGAAAACCTTGCAATGAACAAACTCCACATTCCCATAATTTCCTTACACAGGACGGAAAATCTCCCAAAGAAATTGCAGAAAATGCACGAAAACAGGTAAGTGAATACGAAACCATACACTTTCATCAAGGAAAAGCGGTTGAAACTAAAAAATCTGAAACCGGTTTTGAAGTCACCACCGAAAAAGGAGAAAAATTTTATTCAAAAAAACTGATCATTGCAACGGGAATTACAGATGAAATCCCCGAAATCAAAGGTTTTAAAGAATCTTGGGGAATATCTCTGATTCATTGTCCTTATTGTCACGGCTACGAATACAAAGGCAAAAAAACGGCAATTATTGCCAATGGAGATAAAGCCGTACACATTTCTTCCCTTGTTAAAAATTTAACCGAAGATGTTACACTTATCACAAGAGGAGAAGCTAGTTTCACCGATGAACAAAGAGAAAAATTAAAGCGAAACAATATTCAAATCATTGAAAATGAAATCGCTGAATTGAAAAACAATAACGGAATCGCTGAAAGCATCATTTTTTCAGACGGAACAGAAATAAAATTTGAAGCAGTTTATGGAGCTTTTCCTTTTCATCAGCATTCAGAAATCCCACAAAATTTAGGATGTGAGTTTACAGAATTTGGTCACATTAAAACCGATCAGTTTCAAAAAACAAATGTTCCCGGCCTTTTTGTCTGTGGAGATAATTCTTCAATGATGCGCTCGGTTTCTAACGCAGTAATGACAGGAAATGTAGCCGGCGCAATGGTGAATATGGAATTGGTGACGGATTGTTTTTAA
- a CDS encoding DUF1399 domain-containing protein, which produces MMNKDLWTKIEQFDFDQPPSEYDFTLRLAHENYWTQSFTKQAILEYKKFMYLAAVSDMMVSPSEIVDTVWHQHLIFTKSYSEFCQILGKQIQHIPSTHNREDFQKFKLAKERTTKLYETHFGKQSETIWNHANLYESLNLKKSKFKLRTSLIIGIVAFIILSFPFYFLLKPLYLNIKNPDFILLFLGLIIASIVGLEWYNRRKFAQTIHLFDKDSFVFDLQPYELIYLNNKNISSVIKGTVNELIDNGSIKINEDQTINTNKLTFIQSREHQQVIDLLNDLGKTSYPNFLIQLITKPAFSNIIKSMEAVKKYFNRSKAFSNLFVLNFVVFLSLVMFGFLRIVTGILRDKPILLISFAVIILSFMMIGYLFRLTNLFSSKVLPDLYKTVILPKKNTNNNWQWSYFLMGTAVLTTSFVPLTNRSESYNSGSGCGTSSSSSDSSCGGSSCSSCGGCGGD; this is translated from the coding sequence ATGATGAATAAAGATCTTTGGACTAAAATTGAGCAGTTTGATTTTGATCAGCCTCCAAGTGAATATGATTTCACATTACGGTTAGCTCATGAAAATTACTGGACGCAGAGTTTTACAAAACAGGCGATTTTAGAATACAAAAAATTCATGTATCTGGCTGCAGTTTCAGATATGATGGTTTCGCCATCGGAAATTGTAGATACGGTTTGGCATCAACATCTTATTTTCACAAAGTCATATTCAGAATTTTGTCAAATTTTAGGAAAACAGATTCAGCATATTCCTTCCACTCACAATAGAGAAGATTTTCAAAAATTTAAACTCGCCAAAGAACGTACTACAAAACTGTATGAAACTCATTTTGGAAAACAATCTGAAACTATTTGGAATCATGCAAATTTATATGAAAGTTTGAACCTGAAAAAATCAAAATTTAAATTGAGAACTTCATTAATTATAGGAATAGTTGCATTTATAATTCTAAGTTTCCCATTCTACTTTTTACTGAAACCTTTATATCTCAATATTAAAAACCCTGATTTTATTTTACTATTTTTAGGACTAATCATAGCTTCCATTGTAGGATTGGAATGGTATAACAGAAGAAAATTTGCACAAACAATTCATTTATTCGATAAAGATTCTTTTGTATTTGATCTTCAGCCTTATGAATTAATTTATCTTAACAACAAAAATATTTCGTCTGTCATCAAAGGAACTGTGAACGAATTGATTGATAACGGCTCGATAAAAATAAATGAAGACCAAACGATTAACACTAACAAATTAACGTTCATACAATCACGAGAACATCAACAGGTGATCGACTTATTAAATGATCTTGGAAAAACTTCTTATCCTAATTTTTTAATTCAGTTGATCACAAAACCTGCGTTTTCAAACATTATTAAATCGATGGAAGCTGTTAAAAAATATTTTAACCGATCGAAAGCTTTTTCCAATTTATTTGTCCTGAATTTTGTTGTTTTTCTATCATTAGTTATGTTCGGATTTCTTAGAATTGTCACTGGAATTTTACGTGACAAACCGATTTTGCTGATAAGTTTTGCTGTTATTATTTTAAGTTTTATGATGATAGGATATTTATTCAGACTTACCAATTTATTTAGTTCTAAAGTTTTACCCGACTTATATAAAACCGTTATACTACCGAAAAAAAACACCAACAACAATTGGCAATGGAGCTATTTCCTTATGGGAACCGCAGTTTTAACAACTTCTTTTGTTCCTTTAACCAATCGATCTGAATCTTATAATTCGGGTAGCGGTTGTGGAACCTCATCTTCATCATCAGATTCTTCCTGTGGCGGAAGCTCGTGCAGCAGTTGTGGTGGTTGTGGTGGAGATTAA